Proteins found in one Quercus robur chromosome 2, dhQueRobu3.1, whole genome shotgun sequence genomic segment:
- the LOC126715596 gene encoding FIP1[V]-like protein produces MEDDDEFGDLYTDVLRPFASSSSLSSASQPHQPSPAPPSLHSPIDLNLKSSNDDDGIVFGAPHSSSTAPNQTLAPQPKEPVREAVKLDLAPNSIAREDSAGVARVLEAGDVELPRRTGPEAGVVESEALSRGGGEGGVDLMDKDVNFDIEEGNTGIDDIGSEPIIPGLSGGGGSGSGSGGDAMVRGLTVNLEASRKDDASGGGGGSGENDWDSDSDDDLQIVLNDNNHGPMAMERGGIGGEEDDDDEDGDPLVIVADGELNQEMEAQEWGEDAAQAADGEKKETGDAGKVIGGGVHVGAVVAPKIGYSNHGYHPFHSQFKYVRPGAVPMSGAATSIPGGGPGQVRPLVNMGPMAGRGRGEWRPTGIKNASPMQKGFHSGFGLPAWGNNMAGRGFGGGGGLEFTLPSHKTIFDVDIESFEEKPWKYPGIDISDFFNFGLNEESWKDYCRRLEQLRLESTMQSKIRVYESGRTEQEYDPDLPPELAAATGVHDVLAENANSGKLDVGQSDLAKGSARVRPPIPTGRAIQVEGGYGERLPSIDTRPPRMRDSDAIIEIVLQDSVDDDSSTGNAPEQPDNETPREDFRGGDVAEEDAEQVDSEYFDGFPQAYNVRKRDLGRRMPSVNSGQDNLNDGDGISSFPPEAPVQISSSRGQTSGKVGTPYDERRTQERARDQSPHMAPSRSTCDGKFHDDQKEESVESLDGKHSPRLSSPVTDRVARESSVEQKDAEHDELLLADGSPVMEKDEMTLNTIGKNDTLKDGVLNKQKLSSRVEQPVLQEFDEGEDSKAARSSENSKARSGSSRDYQKWRDGADEEVIQEGRSTRTESMKRHLDDNEQGLRRKNRDGRQDIERSRMAVKGTEDYLYRDWDPSSGHQMHMKADGFNRRKERDNPEIPWQRRDDDPYNRRIRAEETRKRERGEEMGSRHRGKVRDGERSDKDEFLHSRKQLDNGNYRIPYDKEAGSRHRERDDGLKSRYENVDDYHGKRRKDEEYLRRDHADKEEILHGHRESTSRRKRERDEVLDPRKRDDQLRLRDNLEDHHSVRHKDEGWLPRERGERPPREREDWHRLKQSHEENLPKRERDEGRGALRGGRGPEEKALAGHSRAKEEYKGSDKEYQFKDTVRHSEQSKRRDRIEDENSHYRGREDVYPRGNQFSNDERRSRQERSSTRNDRAVSASDNQRVHDKKHRENTRKNKESEGGDHNAIGPSKRNREDQSGQINETGLKGSGDQGNGEREVPVQRHVSRKHREDVSSEDEQLDSKRGRSKLERWTSHAERDFSINSRPSSSLKFKESDRNINGASSEATKPLDESANTVEIVDNQHPSAEEKDAGDLESKDADTKPLEERHLEDTVEKLKKRSERFKLPLPSEKEVLVIKKIESEALPSAKIETPVESEIKPERPARKRRWVSN; encoded by the exons atggAAGACGACGACGAGTTCGGAGATCTGTACACGGACGTGCTCAGACCTTTTGCTTCTTCGTCGTCGCTATCCTCCGCTTCGCAGCCTCACCAACCGTCGCCTGCGCCACCGTCTCTCCACAGTCCGATCGATCTCAACCTAAAGAGCAGCAACGACGACGATGGGATCGTTTTCGGAGCTCCTCACTCTAGTTCCACTGCGCCCAATCAAACCCTAGCTCCTCAACCTAAGGAGCCTGTTCGCGAAGCCGTCAAGCTCGATTTGGCGCCGAATTCGATTGCTCGCGAGGATTCAGCTGGTGTTGCTAGGGTTTTGGAAGCCGGAGATGTTGAATTACCGAGAAGGACTGGTCCGGAGGCTGGTGTTGTTGAATCGGAGGCTTTGAGCCGAGGAGGAGGTGAAGGAGGCGTGGATTTGATGGATaaagatgtgaattttgatattgAGGAGGGTAATACTGGAATTGACGATATTGGCTCCGAGCCAATCATTCCAGGACTCTCCGGTGGTGGCGGAAGCGGAAGCGGCAGCGGCGGTGACGCGATGGTGCGTGGTTTGACGGTGAATCTGGAAGCTTCTAGAAAGGACGATGCCAGCGGAGGCGGTGGCGGCAGCGGCGAGAATGATTGGGACAGTGATAGTGATGACGATTTGCAGATAGTGTTGAATGATAACAACCATGGGCCCATGGCAATGGAGAGAGGCGGAATTGGAGGCgaggaagatgatgatgatgaagatggggATCCGCTGGTTATTGTGGCGGATGGGGAGCTGAATCAGGAGATGGAGGCGCAAGAATGGGGCGAAGATGCAGCGCAGGCAGCGGATGGAGAGAAGAAGGAGACTGGGGATGCCGGGAAGGTTATTGGTGGCGGTGTCCACGTAGGCGCGGTGGTGGCGCCGAAAATTGGTTATAGCAATCATGGGTATCATCCATTTCATTCTCAGTTTAAG TATGTTAGACCTGGTGCGGTGCCAATGTCTGGGGCAGCTACCTCCATTCCTGGAGGAGGCCCTGGTCAAGTTCGTCCACTTGTCAACATGGGTCCTATGGCTGGTCGTGGTAGAGGTGAATGGAGACCAACAGGAATTAaaaatgcttctccaatgcagaAAGGTTTCCACTCAGGTTTTGGATTGCCTGCCTGGGGCAACAATATGGCGGGGCGaggttttggtggtggtggtggactGGAATTCACACTTCCTTCTCACAA GACTATATTTGATGTTGACATTGAAAGTTTTGAGGAGAAACCATGGAAATATCCTGGCATTGATATATCAGACTTCTTCAATTTTGGTTTGAATGAGGAGAGCTGGAAAGATTATTGCAGGCGGCTG GAACAACTCCGCCTAGAGTCTACCATGCAAAGCAAAATTCGTGTTTATGAAAGTGGGCGAACAGAGCAG GAGTATGATCCAGATTTACCCCCAGAATTGGCAGCAGCCACTGGTGTTCATGATGTTCTGGCTGAAAATGCAAATTCTGGAAAGTTGGATGTTGGACAAAGTGATTTAGCAAAAGGATCTGCTCGTGTGCGGCCACCTATA cCAACCGGGAGAGCAATACAGGTTGAAGGTGGTTATGGTGAGCGTCTCCCCTCCATTGACACTCGACCTCCTCGCATGCGTGATTCAGATGCAATTATTGAG ATTGTCTTGCAGGACTCTGTAGATGATGATTCCTCCACAGGAAATGCCCCAGAGCAACCAGACAATGAAACCCCCAGAGAGGATTTTAGAGGTGGCGATGTAGCTGAAGAAGACGCAGAGCAGGTGGATAGTGAGTATTTTGATGGTTTTCCACAGGCTTACAATGTTCGAAAGAGAGATCTTGGAAGAAGAATGCCATCTGTGAATTCTGGTCAAGATAACTTGAATGATGGGGATGGAATATCATCCTTCCCTCCAGAAGCTCCAGTCCAGATTTCTAGTTCGAGGGGGCAGACTAGCGGGAAAGTTGGTACTCCTTATGATGAAAG GCGGACACAGGAAAGAGCACGTGACCAATCCCCTCATATGGCTCCCAGTCGAAGTACATGTGATGGGAAATTTCATGATGATCAGAAGGAAGAATCAGTTGAAAGCTTGGATGGTAAACATAGTCCGCGGTTATCATCTCCTGTCACGGATAGGGTTGCCAGAGAGTCAAGTGTTGAGCAGAAAGATGCTGAACATGATGAGCTCTTGCTAGCTGATGGAAGCCCTGTGATGGAAAAGGATGAAATGACTTTAAATACAATAGGCAAAAATGACACCCTCAAGGATGGAGTGTTAAATAAGCAAAAATTGAGTTCTCGTGTCGAACAACCTGTGCTCCAAGAATTTGATGAGGGCGAGGACTCAAAGGCTGCAAGAAGTAGTGAAAACAGCAAAGCTAGGTCAGGAAGCAGCAGGGACTATCAGAAGTGGCGGGATGGGGCTGATGAGGAAGTCATTCAAGAAGGACGTTCAACACGCACAGAGAGCATGAAAAGGCACCTTGATGACAATGAACAGGGTCTCCGAAGAAAGAATCGTGATGGAAGACAAGATATAGAAAGAAGTCGCATGGCAGTAAAAGGAACGGAAGATTACCTCTATAGAGACTGGGATCCTAGCTCAGGTCATCAGATGCATATGAAAGCTGATGGATTTAATAGGCGAAAGGAGAGGGACAATCCTGAAATTCCTTGGCAACGGCGAGATGATGATCCTTACAACAGAAGGATTAGAGCTGAAGAAACAAGGAAGAGGGAGCGTGGTGAGGAAATGGGATCCAGGCATAGGGGTAAGGTTCGAGATGGCGAGAGGAGTGACAAAGATGAATTTCTCCATTCAAGGAAACAGTTAGATAATGGAAACTATAGGATTCCTTATGATAAGGAGGCTGGATCACGCCACAGGGAAAGAGATGATGGTCTGAAGAGTAGGTATGAAAATGTGGATGATTACCATGGCAAGAGAAGGAAGGATGAGGAATATCTGAGGAGGGACCATGCtgacaaagaagaaatcttGCATGGCCACAGGGAAAGTACCAGTCGTCGAAAGCGAGAAAGGGATGAGGTTTTGGACCCACGGAAGAGAGATGACCAACTAAGACTTAGGGATAATCTTGAGGATCACCACTCTGTTAGGCACAAAGATGAGGGCTGGTTGCCGAGAGAAAGGGGTGAAAGGCCGCCAAGAGAGAGGGAGGATTGGCATAGGTTAAAACAGTCTCATGAAGAAAATCTACCCAAGCGGGAAAGAGATGAAGGACGGGGTGCTCTAAGGGGTGGGCGTGGTCCAGAGGAAAAAGCATTGGCTGGCCATTCTAGGGCAAAGGAAGAGTACAAGGGATCTGATAAAGAATACCAATTCAAAGACACAGTGCGACACAGTGAACAGTCCAAGAGACGGGATCGAATTGAGGATGAAAATTCACATTATAGGGGACGCGAGGATGTTTACCCACGTGGAAATCAATTTAGTAATGATGAAAGAAGATCCAGGCAGGAGAGGTCAAGTACTCGTAATGATCGTGCTGTTAGTGCTTCTGATAACCAAAGAGTGCATGACAAAAAGCATAGAGAGAATACAAGGAAGAATAAAGAGTCTGAGGGTGGTGATCACAACGCTATAGGCCCCTCCAAGAGAAATCGAGAAGACCAAAGTGGTCAAATTAATGAGACG GGCTTGAAAGGCTCCGGGGATCAAGGAAATGGTGAGCGGGAGGTTCCAGTGCAGCGTCATGTCTCCAGAAAACATAGGGAAGATGTTTCCTCAGAAGATGAACAACTAGACTCAAAAAGAGGGCGCTCCAAGTTGGAACGTTGGACTAGCCATGCTGAGAGGGATTTCAGTATCAACAGTAGGCCATCATCTTCCTTGAAATTTAAGGAGAGTGATAGGAATATCAATGGTGCATCTTCAGAAGCCACCAAACCTCTGGATGAATCTGCTAACACAGTCGAGATTGTTGATAATCAACATCCATCAGCTGAAGAGAAAGATGCTGGTGATCTGGAAAGCAAGGATGCTGACACAAAACCTTTGGAGGAAAGGCACCTGGAGGATACAGTGGAGAAGTTGAAGAAGCGAAGTGAGCGGTTCAAGCTTCCACTGCCGAGTGAGAAAGAAGTCTTGGTGATTAAGAAGATAGAGAGTGAAGCACTGCCCTCTGCCAAAATTGAGACTCCTGTGGAGTCAGAGATCAAACCAGAGCGGCCTGCTAGGAAAAGAAGGTGGGTAAGTAACTAA